Part of the Pseudodesulfovibrio hydrargyri genome is shown below.
CAAGACCATGATTTCCGTTCGCGGCCTGGACAAGACCTTCACCCTGCACACCCAGGGCGGCACGGTCATTCCGGTCTTTTCCGGGCTGAGCCTCGCCGTTGAAGCGGGCGAGTGCGTGGCCCTGGCCGGTTCCTCGGGCGCGGGGAAGTCCTCGCTCATCTGCTCCCTGTACGGCAACTACCGGCCGCAGCGCGGGTCCGTGGCCATCCGCCACGAGGACGAAATGGTCGACATCACCTTGGCCACGCCCCGGCAGGTTCTCGACATCCGCAAGAAAACCATGGGCTACGTCAGCCAGTTCCTGCGCGTGGTGCCGCGCGTCCCGGCCCTGGACGTGGTGGCCGAGCCCCTGGTGACGCTGACCGGCGACCTCAAGGGCGCCCGCGACCGGGCCGCATTCCTGCTCAAACGGCTGAACATCCCGTCCGCCCTGTGGTCCCTGCCTCCGGCCACCTTCTCGGGCGGCGAGCAGCAGCGGGTCAACATCGCGCGCGGCTTCAGCGTGGAATACCCGGTCCTGCTCCTGGACGAGCCCACCGCCTCCCTGGACGCCGAAAACCGGCGGGTGGTGGTCGGACTCATCAACGAGGCCAAGGCGAGGGGCACGGCCGTGGTCGGCATCTTCCACGACGAGGAAGTGCGCGACCTGGTGGCCGACAGACTGTTCGAAATGCGCAGCTTCAAGGAGGCCGCATAACCATGGACCGCATTATCAAAAACGCGCGCATCGTCCTGCGCGACGAGATACTCACCGGCTCGGTCAAGATCACGGACGGAATCATCCAGGCCATCGAGCCGGGCCCGTGCCACGCGACCAACGCCCTGGACCTGGAAAACGACTATCTCCTGCCCGGCTTCGTGGAGCTGCACACCGACAACCTGGAGCAGGAACTGGAGCCCAGGCCGGGCGTGTTCTGGCCCGACCCCATCGGCGCGGTCCTGGCCCACGACAACACCATGGCGGGCGCGGGCGTGACCACGGTGCTCGACGCGGTGTCTCTGGGCGAATACCACGACGGCCCCAACCGCTCGGAGATGATGCGCATGTCCCTGCGGGCGCTCTCAAGGGCCCGGGCCACCGGGGTGCTCAAGGCGGACCACCGGCTGCACCTGCGCTGCGAATTCTCCGATCCCAAGGTCATGGACATGCTCCTGCCGCACATCGACGACCCGGTCCTCATGCTCGTCTCGCTCATGGACCACACCCCGGGCCAGCGCCAGTTCACGGACACGGACAAGTACCGAAAATATTACAAGAAGGGCTGGAGCGACGAGGAATTCGCCGAAATCGAGAAGCGACTGCGGGCCACCCAGCAGGCGTGCGCCGCAGGCAACCGCGAACGGATCGTCTCCCTGTGCCGAGAACGGAACCTGCCCATGGCCAGCCACGACGACACCCTGGCCGAGCACATCGGCCAGGCCGTGGCCGAGGGCATGGCCATCTCCGAGTTCCCGACCACCCTGGAGGCCGCCCGGTTGGCCCGTGAAGCGGGCATCCAAATCGTCATGGGCGGGCCCAACCTGGTGCGCGGCGCGTCCCATTCGGGCAATGTCTCGGCCCGCGAACTGGCCGAGGCCGGGCTGCTCGACATCATCTCCTCGGACTACGTGCCCGGCAGCTTGGTGGCCGGGGCCTTCGCCCTGCACCACCGTCTGGACTTCGCCCTGCCCGAGGCCGTGGCCCGGATCAGCGCCAACCCGGCCCAGGCCGTGGGGTTGAACGACCGGGGAGCCATAGCCTGCGGGCTGCGCGCGGACCTGGTCCGGGTACGCGAGATCGAGGGCGTGCCCGCCGTGTTACGGACGTGGGCGGTCGGATGTTCCGGACCACTTGAAATACCAGCCAAAAACGCGGCCTGATTGTGACAGCTCCGGGCGACGATTTCGTCAAACCGTCACCCGGTCACAATATCCCTGTTGCAGGGGGTGTGTAGACCGTTCACGGTGAGGGAAGCCGCCGCCTTCGGGCCGGGCCTCCCCCGAACATATCCCAAAGAACGAGTCGGGAGGCTTTCATGAAATCCATCGATATCCGCAACCGCCAGCACCGCGAGGCCATCCAGGCCAAGGAGCTGAGCAAGGTCTACCCCAACGGCACCGTGGCCCTGAGGGACGTGTCCGTGACGGTCAACGCGAACGACTTCTGTGTCATCATCGGCCTGTCCGGGGCGGGCAAGTCCACGCTGCTGCGCTGCATGAACCGGCTGATCCGCCCGACCCAGGGGTCCATCGCCCTGTTCGGCGAGGACGTCACCCGGGTCAACGGCGGGCAGCTCAGGCAGGTGCGTCGCCGCGTGGGCATGATCTTCCAGCAGTTCAACCTGGTCCGCCGCCTGACCGTGATCGAAAACGTGCTCGTCGGGCGGCTGCGCTTCAACGCCCACCCGGTCAAGCGCTGCCTGTCCATGTTCCGCCAGTTCTCCAAGGCCGAGCGGGAGTTCGCCTTCGACTGCCTGCGGCAGGTGGGCATCGGGGACCTGGCCTTTCGCCGGGCCGACGCCCTGTCCGGCGGCCAGCAGCAGCGCGTGGCCATCGCCCGCGCCCTGGCCCAGGAGCCCGAGGTCTTCCTGGCCGACGAGCCCATCGCCAGCCTCGACCCGCGCAGCTCGGAGACGGTCATGCAGATCCTGGCCAGGATCCACGAGGACAAGGGCATTCCGGTGCTCGTGAACCTGCACCACATCGATTTCGCCCAGCGCTACGGCAAGCGCATCCTGGGCATGTCCAAGGGCGAACTGATCTTTGACGGCACGGCCCGCGACCTGGACGCCGAGACCGTGTCGTGCATCTACGGCGACAAGGCGGAAGAGGCCCTGGAAGAGCTCTCCGCCGCCTGATCCATACCCGGCAGCGAACCGGCCGCCGATCGGCAAAACCGCGTCAACCTCAACAATCACAGGAGATTCCCCAATGTTCTCGAAACTGACCAAAGTGCTCATGACGGCGGCCCTGGCGCTGACCGTGGCCCTGCCCGGCCTGGCCTTCGCCGGACCGGCCGAGTGGCCGACCACCCTGAAGCTCGGCTTCATCCCCACCGAAGGCGCGGCCGACTCCGCCAAGCGCGCCAAGCCCATCGCCGCCGAACTGGAAAAGGACCTCGGCGTCAAGGTCGAGATCTTCACCGCCTCGGACTACAACGGCATCATCACCGCCATGGCCAACAGCCACATCGACCTGGCCTACTTCGGCCCCAAGAGCTACGTGGAGGCCGCTGAAAAGGCCAACGCCGAGGCCGTGGTCATGGAGCTGAACAAGGACGGCCAGCCCGGCTACACCGGCATCATCATCACCAAGAAGGATTCCGGCATCACCGACATGGACAAGGCCCAGGGCAAGACCTTCGCCTTCACCGATCCCAACTCCACCTCCGGCTACCTCGTGCCCAACGTCATCTTCGCCCGCGACATGAAGATCGACCCCGAGAAGTACTTCCAGGAAGTGCGCTTCTCCGGCTCCCACGGCGCGTCCATCCTGGCCGTCAAAAACGGCTCCATCCAGGTGGCCGCCACCAACAACATCGACATGGACCGCATGATCGAGAAGGGCGCCGCCTCCCTGGACGACTTCAACATCATCAAGCGCTCCGACATGATCCCGGGCGCGCCCATCGCCGTGCGCAAGGATCTGCCCGAGAGCCTGAAGGTGGCCATCGCCGGTTCCCTGCTCAAGATCGACGATGACCCCGAGGCCCTGGAAATCCTGCAGAACGGCGGCTACCGCCACACCTCGGACAAGGACTACGACATGGTCCGATACCTCAAGCGTCTCAAGGCCGAACTGGCCAAGAAGAAGTAACGATGTCTCATGATCTGACACTCGATCAGGTCACTCCCAGGAAGAGCTTCCCCCGGAAGCTCGCCCTGGGGGGCCTGGTGGCCATCATCCTGGCCGTGCTCGTGGCCTCCTACATCTCCACGGACATCGACCCGTTCAAGCTCTACGCCAAGCGCCAGAACGCCTTCGAGTACCTGTTCGGCAGGCAGCTCAACGACGCGGACAAGCAGGCGGCCATGGACCAGGCCAAGCGGCTGCCCGCGATCATCGCCTTCGAGGAGTCCTACCAGGCGGTCAAGGCGGAATACGCCGCCACCGGCAGAACGCTCGACCCGGTGGCCATGCAGCGCGAGGCCCAAAAACGCGCCGACGCCCGCATGGAGACCATGACCCCGGCGGACCGCGACCGCATCGTGCAGAGCGAATACGACCGCATCGCGGACGAAAAGACCGGCGGCTACTTCCCGCCCGAGACCGCCTGGCCGCACCTCATGGAATACTCCAAGGCGCTCATCGAGACCGTGGCCATCGCCATCTGGGGCACGCTCATCGCCTTTGTGGCGGCCATCCCCATGGCCATGTTCGCGGCCAGCAACACCCTTGAGCTGATGGTCCAGGGCGACGGCATCTGGCAGCGCGCGGTGCGCTGGTTCGGCCAGTTCGCGGCCCGGCGCGTGCTCGACTTCTGCCGCGGGTTCAACGAATTCGTCATGGCCCTGATCTTCGTGGCCGTCATCGGCCTGGGCCCCTACGCGGGCGTCCTGGCCCTGGCCATCCACACCTTCGGCATCCTGGGCAAGGTCTTTTCCGAAGCCATCGAACAGATCGAACCCGGCCAGGTGGAGGCGGTCACCGCCTCGGGCGCGGGCCCGGCCCAGATCATGGCCTTCTCGGTCATCCCGCAGGTCATGCCGCTCGTGGTCAGCTACACCCTGCTGCGCTTCGAATCCAACGTCCGCTCGGCCACCATCCTCGGCTTCGTGGGCGCGGGCGGCATCGGCTTCCTCATGTTCGACAAGATCAACGGCTACCTCTACCGCGAAGTCTGCACCATGATGATCATGGTCATCGTCTCCGTGACCATCATCGACTACCTCTGCGGCATCCTGCGCAGAAAGTTCGTGTAGAAAAGACGCCTCCGGCGGCCGGGGAAGGGAGAGGGAAACCCTTTGGAAAGGGCTTTCCCTCTCCCCTTCCCCCGGACCCCCATCCCCTCTCCCTTCCTAAACTTTTTTTTGCCGCTTCGCGGATGGCGGCAACGCGGTAAAGCTCCATTCTTTTCCAACAGTTCCAAAACGCCGCACAGCCGAGCTACTCTCACTCCCCCCGCACAACAATCCGCCATCCCGCTTCGCACGCCCCTGCCGAAGGCAAACAAAAAGTTTTGAAGGGGAGTCCAGAGGGGAAACTTTTTCAAAAGTTTCCCCTCTGGCCGCCGGAGGCATCTTCCTCCTTGTGCGCTTTGCTGCAGTTGGTTGCAGCCGCTGCCGGGGGTGCGTATAGGTGCTGGTATGAAATTCGTGGGCGTGGACGGATGCAAGGCCGGTTGGTGCGCGGCCTGGGTGGCGGACGGCCGGTGGGACGTGGGCGTGTATCCCTTGTTCGCCGACCTGTGGTCCGAGCACCGGGACGCGGCAAGCGTGCTGGTGGACATCCCCATCGGGCTGGCGGACAACGCCAACCGCACAGCAGAGAGCCTGCTCAGGGAACGGCTCGGGCCGAGGCGGGCCAGCGTGTTCAATACGCCTGCCCGCGCCGCGCTCCACGCCGGGTCCAAGGTTGCGGCAAAGGAAATCAACCGGAAAGCTTCCGGTAAGTCTTTATCCGAACAATCATTGGGTATTATAAAAAAAATTGAAGAAGTCGATTTGTTCTTTGCCGCAAATCTTGGGGCTGTGGAGAAGGTGTTCGAATCGCACCCGGAACTGTGCTTCGCCCTGGCCGGGGGAGCGCCCATGCGATACCCCAAGCGGGACACGCCCGGGGTGTTGGAACGGTATGAAATTCTGACGAGGTTCGTGCCGGACGTCCGCGGGCTGCTGGACCGGGTGCGGGGCATGTTTCCGGCATCCAAGGTGGCCGGGGACGACATGTTCGACGCCCTGATCCTGGCCGTGACAGGGCGGCAGGGCGCAAGGCGAATGCGGTCTTTGCCCGACCCTGCGGAGCGTGATGCGGCCGGGCTGCCCATGGCAATCTGGTATGCCGAATTCGACAAGTAACGAGGTTTTCATGATCGAGCACATATTGCGGACCGTGCGTCAGGGCGTGTTGTGCCTTTGCCTGCCGGGCCTGATTCTGACTCTGGGCGCGTGCGTGAGGAATACGCCCGAGACGCGGCCCGACGCCATCGGGGACGCGCCCATGCCCGTGACCTTCCTGCCGCAGCAGGGCGAGTTCATCTCCAGGTATGGACAACCGCTGAGCCTGAAAGAGGTCGCCGCCATGGCAAAGGGTTACGACTACATCCTCATTGGCGAGGGGCACCGCAACCCGGTGGACCACAAGGTACAGCAAGCGTTGTTGGACGCGCTGTCCGGCAACGGCGACGGGCTGTCCCTGGGGCTGGAGATGGTCGGCGTGGACCGGCAACAGGAGCTGGATGATTACTGCAAGGGGCAGGTGAGCCTGGACGGACTGCCCGAGGAGCTCGATTGGTCCGAGAACTGGGGCTATGATTTCGGGCTGTTCCGCGACCATTTCGCCATTGCCAAGCGCAACGGCGTACCCGTGGCCGGGCTGAATGTGCCCTCAACGGTGGTGCGCAAAATCACCAAGGACGGCCTGGACGGACTGAGCGACGAGGAAAAGGCGCTGCTGCCCAGGGAGATCATGCCGCCCGCCACGGACCAGCGCGCCTTCCTGAACGCGGTCATGGCCATGCACAAGAACAAGAACGCCAAGGACGAACAAGAGCGCGAGCGGTTCTATCTGGTCCAGTCCATCTGGGACTCCAAGATGGCGGAAGAGGCCGTGCGGCTGCGCAGACAGTTCGACTGGCCCGTGCTGGTGGTGGCCGGGGCCGGGCACGTGGAATACGGCTGGGGCATCGCCAAGCGCATCCGCTGGTTCGACCCGGCGGCGCGCATCCTGACCGTCATGCCGTGGCGGGGAGGGGAGTTCGACTCCGAGGCCGGGGACGTGTTCTTCTATTCGCCGGACACCTACCGCTCGCGCATGGGCATGGTCCTGTCCGGCCAGGCGGACGGCATCCTGGTGGAGTCCGTGTCGCGCGGCTCCAGAGCGGACCGGGCCGGACTGCGCCCCGGCGACCTGCTGACCGAGGCCTCGGGCATCCCGCTTGAGGGGCTGTTCAGCCTGCACATGGCCGGAACCAGGGTGCACGACGCGGACGAACCGCTGGTCTTCACGGTCCTGCGCGGCGGCAAGACCTTCACCGCCGACCTGGGCAAACTCGGGAAGCCCAGGTCCAAGGCCGAGCCCAAGGCGGAACCCAAGCCCGAAGCGACGCCCGAGACCGCGCCCCAGGCCGACCACAAGCCCCCTGTACCCCCGACGGCGGAGGCCCGATAGATGCGCCGCGCTTGCCTGACCCTGTGTTGCGTGTTTGTTTTGGCCATGGCGGTTCCGGCCCTGGCCGACGACCTGTCCGGGCTGCTGCCCGAGGCGGCGGGCGGGCTGAGGCGCGTGCGGTTGGTCACCGGAGCCGAAGCCCAGGCCGAAGTGGACCGCCTGCATGGCAAGGCGCTGAAGGCAAAGGCCAGCGCCATTGCCAGCTACGCCGAAGGTGACGAGCGTCCGGCCGAGGTCTGGGTGTCGCGCGTAAGCTCGGAAAAAGAGGCCCGCCGCCAGACCGGGCTCATGGTTCACAAGATGTTCGAGAACCCCAAGTCGCCTTTCCGGGAGCCCAGGCGGCTGGACCACGGTGGGCGGGCCGTATACCGGTTCACCGGCATGGGCCAGGTCCATCTCATCTGGCAGGAGGGTGATCTTGTCTGGTGGGTGAGCGTCGCGCCGGACAAGGCGCAATCGTTTCTGGACGCCCTCTGCCGCTGACGTTTGGCGGACGTTCCCCGCCTCCCGTGCAGGGACACGAACAACCGGCCTGCCGATTCTAACGGGCGTCAGAGCTCCATCCAATAATGATAATCCTCATTATTCCCAACTGCATCCCAATTTTCTAAAATTAATCTAGACTTACTCTAAATTTCATCGGCTTGCGCTTTCTGGCCGTCAAAACCCTGTCTGACGGACCGTTTCCGGTCCTTGCGCTCCCTGCGCCGGGCGACCAGGTCCCAGAGGATGGGCATGACCAGCAGGGTCATGGCCGTGGCCACGCACAGGCCGGTGACGAAGGTCGTGGCCATGGTACCCCAGACCACGGAGTAGTAGGGGATGCCCAGCGCCATGGGCAGCAGGCCCAGGGTGGTGGTCAGGGTGGTCAGCAGGATAGGCCGCAGGCGCACGCGCACGGCCTCGCGGATGGCGTCGGCGCGCTCATACCCCTTGGCGTACAGGCGGTTGATGAAATCGAGCAGGACCAGGGAGTCGTTGACCACGACCCCGGCCACGCCCACGGTGGCGATGAAGCTGTTGATGGTGAACAGGGAGCGGGTCAGGAAGGTCCCGAAGACCACGCCGATCAGGGCAAAGGCCACGGCGGACAGGATGATGGCGGGCTGGACGTAGGATTGGAACTGGCAAGCCAGGATGGTGTACATGACCAGCAGGGCGATGCAGAAGGCGTACATGAGCGAGGTGAAGGACCTTCCCGTGGATTCGTACTCGCCCGCAAAGCTGAGCGTCGCGCCGGGGTAGCCCCCCTGGATGGATCGGTAATGGGCCCGGACGTCGTGGACCACGCTCGGCGCGCTGACCGGCGCGCCCTCGCGGATGTTGGCGGTCAGGGTCACTGCCCGCTGTCCCTGGAAACGGTTAAGCTGGCCGGGCTCCCGGTAGGTGCGCACCTCGGCCAGGTCGCCCACGCGCACCGGGCCGGTGTCGTTCTGCAGGATCGGGATGTCCAGGGCGTCCTCCGGGGTGGACAGGAACCGCTTGTCGATCTTCATGCGCAGGTCGATGTCCTCGTCCGCCGCCCGGAACTTGCCCACGAACCGGCCGTCCAGGATGCCGCCAGCCAGGGAGACCACCTGGGCCGGGGTCAGGCCGTACTCGGCCACCAGGCTCGGGATGGGGATGAACCGGAAGACGCGGTTGTCCGTGCCCGTGTCCGTGGCCAGGTCCAAGAGGTACGGCGAGAGCTTCTTGTTGGCCCGTATCCAGTTGAAGACGTTGTCCTTCAGCGCCGTGACCGCGTCCTGGTCCGGGCCGAGCACGCGGATGTTCACGTCCTTGCCCGCCGGAGGGCCGCCCTGTTCGGGCCAGACGCGCAGTTTCCAGCCGTTTGAGGCAAAGGGCTCGAGTTTCTCCCGGATGACGTCCAGAAGGAGCTGAGGGTCGTTTTCCGGATTGTCCACAAAGTCCTGCTCACCCTGGCGGGGCAGCTCCACGATGACGATGGCCCGATTGGGGCCGAAGATATTCTCGTAGTCCTCGTTGATGTCCATGCCGCCCAGGCCGGAACACGCCTTGGTGGTCCCGGGCCCCAGCGCCAGCAGGGCCCTGGAGACCTCCTTGGCCCGTTCCGACGCCGTGTACACGTCCGTGCCCACCGGGCCTTCCATGGACACGTAGTAGAGGGTGTATTCGTCCGGAAAGAACTTGATGCGCAGCAGGGGCATGACCCCGGTGACCGAGACCCCGAGCATGAACAGGGCCATGAAGAAGGCCACGGCCACCAGTCCCAGGGTCTTCCAGCGGTGGCGCAGGGTCCTGCGCAGGACCGCGTCGGTCGCCCGTTTCAGCCAGTTCATGAAGCGCGGGTCCCGGGCCTGGAGGTGCTCGGCGGCCTGCCTGCCGAGCCTGTCCGCGCCGGGCCAGTCCAGGAAGTGCAGAGGCAGGATGGCCAGGCACTCGATCAGGGAGGCGATGATGGCAAAGGAAACGGCCTTGGGCACCAGGGCGAAGAACTCGCCCGTGGACCCGGTCATGATCAGCATGGGCATGAACGCGGCCACGGTGGTGGAGGTGGCCGCCACCACGGGCAGAAAGACCTCGCTGGCCCCGTCCACCACGGCCTCGCGCAGGGTCTTGCCCTCCTGGACGTGGCGGTAGATGTTCTCGACCACCACGATGGCGTCGTCCACGATGATGCCGCTGACCAGGACGAAGGAGAAGAGGGTGATCTCGTTGATGGAGTTGTCGGTCAGCCACATGATGATCATGGTCACCAGGAAGGAGAAAGGCACGCCCATGGTGGTCAGCATGGCGTTGCGGAACCCCATGACCAGCCAGATGCAGCCGCAGACCAGGACGATGCCCACCAGCAGGTTGGAGCCGAGCGTGTTGATGTTTTCGCGGATGTTGATGCGCTGGTCCTGGGTGACCACCGCCTGGACGCCCTCCTTGTCGAGCACGGGTTTGAAGTCGGCGACCACCTTTTCCACGGCGGCCCCGATGTCCAGGGAGTTGCCCTCGGGCGACTTGAGGACCTTGACCGACACGGCGTCCTTGCCGTTGACCGACGAGACCACGAACGGGTCGCGGTAGTCCATGCCCGCCGAGCTCAAAACGTCGCCCACGGTCACGAAGGAGCCGTCCAGGTCGCGCCGCACGATGGTCCGGGCGACCTCGTCGCGGGACCGGAACTTCTCGTCGACCACAATTACGTACTCGCCGGAATCGCTGATGAAATCGCCCGCCGGGACCGACACGTTGGCCCCCTGCAACGCCTGGCCCACCTGATCGAAGGTGACCCCGAAGCGCATCATCTTGACCGGGTCCAGGGCCACGTGGAACTCCCGGGTATACTCCCCGTTGATCTGGACCTCCTTGACCCCGGGGATGGACTGCAGGGGAATCTTGAGCTCGTCGGCCATAAGGCTCAGGGCGCGGTTGGAGCGGTCCCCGAGCAGGTTCACGGACAGGACCGGCAGCCACTCGGACACGCGGATGACCGTGAACTCCGGCGGGTCCATATCGTCGGGCAGGTCATTCTGGATGGACAACACCTTGAAACGCAGTTCGTCATACAACTTGTCGTAATCGGTGTCGTCCAGGAACTTGACCATGATGGAGCAGCGCTGGCGGAAAGAGCGGGAGCGGATGAACTCCACGTTTTCCAGATCCTCGAGCGCGTCCTCGATCTTGCGCGTGACCAGGGTCTCCACCTCGTCCGGGCTGGCCCCGGGCAGGAAGGCGGAGATGACCACCTTGCCCATGCGCACATCCGGATAGCGCTCCACGGGCAGCTCGAAGACGCAAAACACGCCCACCACCATGAGCAGGACGAACATGAGGTTGACGAAGACCTTCTGGCCCAGTGAGAACCGGATCAGGGCCTGGGTGGGCGAATCCTTGTGCATGGCTCGTCTCGCCGGGGGTTAGGGATTGAGCAGGAAGACGCCGCCGGGACGTACCTCCGGGCCGGACACCCGGCGCAGATCATCGCCCGCCGAGCCGAGCAGGACCACGCGGACGCGCCTGCCGTCCGGGGTCATCAGGAAATGCTCCTCGTACGCCTTGATCAGGGCCGAGGCGGGCACGACCACGGCCCCCCCGGGATCGGGCAGGACCACCTCCAGCTCGGTGCGGATGCCGCCCCGGAACGCGAAGTCGCCCTCGGTGATCTCCAGGTCCACGTTGATCTTGCGCGTGACCGGGTCGAAACCGGGCGAGACGCGGGCCACGCGGGCCCGGACCGTGCCGCCCAGGTCGGTCAGGCGCAGGGTCACGGCGTCGCCCATGTCCTTGAGGGCGCGATACTCCTCGCTGGTCAGGGCAAAGGGCACGAGCAGGACGTCGTAACGCCCGAGCTCGGCCACGGTCTCGCCCTTGGTCACCCACTCGCCGGGCTCGATGTCCCGGGCCACGACCTTCCAGCCCGGAGGGCCGACCAGCGAGAACCGTTTCAACCGCTCCAAAAGGACCTGTTCCTCCACCTGCTTGGCGCGCAGCTGTTGCAGGGCGGCCTGATGGGCGCGGACGTTGGAATCCAGGGTGGACTGGGGCGCGGTGTCGGTCTGGACCAGCGCCTGGTAGCGGTCCATCTCCTTCTTGTTGTAGTCCAGATCACTCTGAAGGCGTTGCTGATCCGCGCGGTTGGCGGCCAGATCGAGCTTGATGAAGGTGGTGTCCAATTCGGCGAACAGCCCGTCGCGCCCCAGTGCGTCCCCCACGTCGGCCAGGACCTTGACCACCCGGCCGGACTCCTCGGACACCAGGCTCATGGCGTTGCGCGCACGGGTGAAGCCGGTCAGGGAGGACTGCCGGTCGGCGGTCCGGGCCGTGAAGGTCTCGCTGGAGACCGGCCTGGCCGGGACCGGGGTGGGCACCTCGGCCTGGGCCGCTTCGGCCAGAGCGCTGCCCGGCACCGGGGCCTTGGTCTCGCCCGCCTCGCCGAGCCGGTCGTCGCAGCCAAAGAGCGGCAGGGCCGCCAGCAGGGCCAGGGGGACGAAAAATATACCTATCCGTTTCATGAACCGCCGCCTTTATCTTTCCGACCGAGGTTGTTGGTTGTCTTGTCCGGGCCGCAGGCCGAACCCGATGATCCGGTCCAGCAGGACATCGAGGTCCGCACCGTTGCTCAGGGCCGCCATCTGCCCGGTGGCAATGAGGTGGACCAACCCGTGGAGCTGGCCCCACAGGGCGAAGACCAGGGCGTCCGGCTCCACGTCGCCGAACCGGCCCGTTGCCGCGCACTCGACCACCAGGTCCCGGAACATGCCGTAGGAGCGCAGCGAGCTGGCCGCCCATTCGCCGTCCAGGTCCACTTGTCCGCAACTGGTGCTGAACATGAGGTGGTAGTGGTCCGGCTCGGACAGGGCGAAGCCGATGTACTCGCGCGCGCCGGCGCGCAGCCGGTCGAGCGGGTCCGGGAAACGTCGCCGGGTCCGCTTCTGGCGTTCCACGAAGCGGGCGAACCCCTCCTCGCGCAGGGCGGACAGGATCTCCCTCTTGTTCCGGAAATAGCGATAGAGCGCGGCCGGGCTGTACTCGATGCGCGAGGCGATGCGCCGCAGCGAGACGTTGTCGAACCCTTCCTTGACAAAGAGCTGCCTGGCCGCGTCCAGAATGCGCCGCCGCATCTTTTCCCTGTCCTGTTCCCGCCGGTCTTTCGTGGTCATGCCCGCCTCTAGCAAACTCCGTTCATCGTGTAAACACTGTTCACGCAATTGTGCGGAAGGTCATCCGAAAAACTCGCTTTGCCCGATTTCCAGGGGCCATCCAGGCACATATGGTGTGCGCTCTTCATGGCTCACGGCCAAGGAACGCATATTCGTAGCCTTGAAGCGAAGCCGGTCAGCCCATAGCCTTAATGCGGGTGGTCAGCCGGCCGCATACAAAGATATAGCTCGCTATCGGCTGTAGCTAACCGGCATATATATTGTGTTATTTCCGATCAGGATCTGAGCACGTCTAGAATTTCGATGTTGGCGGCCTGCCAGGCGGGGTAGGCGCCGGCGATGACGCCGAGGAGGCAGGAGCCGAGCAGGGTGACAACCAGGCTGGCCGGGTCGATGATGATCGGCAGCTTGGCCACGGTACAGCCCACCACGACCAGGATCACGGTCACGGCCACGCCCAGCCCGCCGCCCACCGCGGCCATGAGCCCGGACTCGAACAGGAACTGGCGGACGATGTCGCGCCTGCGGCCGCCCACGGCCCGGCGCACCCCGATCTCCACCCGGCGTGAGCGGACCACCAGGATCATGATGGACAGGATGCCCATGCCGCCCACGGCGAACGAAATGGTCGAGGTGATGCCGCCCAGCGTGGTCATCAGGTCCAGGGCCTGGCGTTGCAGCTTGATGGCGTCGGCCGCGGACATGGCGCTGAAGTCGTCGTCCTCTCCCGGATCGATCTTGTGCCGCTCGCGCATGACCGCGTTCACGGCCCCGTTGACCGAGGCCAGCCCGGCGTCCTTGGCC
Proteins encoded:
- a CDS encoding ChaN family lipoprotein, whose translation is MIEHILRTVRQGVLCLCLPGLILTLGACVRNTPETRPDAIGDAPMPVTFLPQQGEFISRYGQPLSLKEVAAMAKGYDYILIGEGHRNPVDHKVQQALLDALSGNGDGLSLGLEMVGVDRQQELDDYCKGQVSLDGLPEELDWSENWGYDFGLFRDHFAIAKRNGVPVAGLNVPSTVVRKITKDGLDGLSDEEKALLPREIMPPATDQRAFLNAVMAMHKNKNAKDEQERERFYLVQSIWDSKMAEEAVRLRRQFDWPVLVVAGAGHVEYGWGIAKRIRWFDPAARILTVMPWRGGEFDSEAGDVFFYSPDTYRSRMGMVLSGQADGILVESVSRGSRADRAGLRPGDLLTEASGIPLEGLFSLHMAGTRVHDADEPLVFTVLRGGKTFTADLGKLGKPRSKAEPKAEPKPEATPETAPQADHKPPVPPTAEAR
- a CDS encoding efflux RND transporter permease subunit, coding for MHKDSPTQALIRFSLGQKVFVNLMFVLLMVVGVFCVFELPVERYPDVRMGKVVISAFLPGASPDEVETLVTRKIEDALEDLENVEFIRSRSFRQRCSIMVKFLDDTDYDKLYDELRFKVLSIQNDLPDDMDPPEFTVIRVSEWLPVLSVNLLGDRSNRALSLMADELKIPLQSIPGVKEVQINGEYTREFHVALDPVKMMRFGVTFDQVGQALQGANVSVPAGDFISDSGEYVIVVDEKFRSRDEVARTIVRRDLDGSFVTVGDVLSSAGMDYRDPFVVSSVNGKDAVSVKVLKSPEGNSLDIGAAVEKVVADFKPVLDKEGVQAVVTQDQRINIRENINTLGSNLLVGIVLVCGCIWLVMGFRNAMLTTMGVPFSFLVTMIIMWLTDNSINEITLFSFVLVSGIIVDDAIVVVENIYRHVQEGKTLREAVVDGASEVFLPVVAATSTTVAAFMPMLIMTGSTGEFFALVPKAVSFAIIASLIECLAILPLHFLDWPGADRLGRQAAEHLQARDPRFMNWLKRATDAVLRRTLRHRWKTLGLVAVAFFMALFMLGVSVTGVMPLLRIKFFPDEYTLYYVSMEGPVGTDVYTASERAKEVSRALLALGPGTTKACSGLGGMDINEDYENIFGPNRAIVIVELPRQGEQDFVDNPENDPQLLLDVIREKLEPFASNGWKLRVWPEQGGPPAGKDVNIRVLGPDQDAVTALKDNVFNWIRANKKLSPYLLDLATDTGTDNRVFRFIPIPSLVAEYGLTPAQVVSLAGGILDGRFVGKFRAADEDIDLRMKIDKRFLSTPEDALDIPILQNDTGPVRVGDLAEVRTYREPGQLNRFQGQRAVTLTANIREGAPVSAPSVVHDVRAHYRSIQGGYPGATLSFAGEYESTGRSFTSLMYAFCIALLVMYTILACQFQSYVQPAIILSAVAFALIGVVFGTFLTRSLFTINSFIATVGVAGVVVNDSLVLLDFINRLYAKGYERADAIREAVRVRLRPILLTTLTTTLGLLPMALGIPYYSVVWGTMATTFVTGLCVATAMTLLVMPILWDLVARRRERKDRKRSVRQGFDGQKAQADEI
- a CDS encoding efflux RND transporter periplasmic adaptor subunit, whose translation is MKRIGIFFVPLALLAALPLFGCDDRLGEAGETKAPVPGSALAEAAQAEVPTPVPARPVSSETFTARTADRQSSLTGFTRARNAMSLVSEESGRVVKVLADVGDALGRDGLFAELDTTFIKLDLAANRADQQRLQSDLDYNKKEMDRYQALVQTDTAPQSTLDSNVRAHQAALQQLRAKQVEEQVLLERLKRFSLVGPPGWKVVARDIEPGEWVTKGETVAELGRYDVLLVPFALTSEEYRALKDMGDAVTLRLTDLGGTVRARVARVSPGFDPVTRKINVDLEITEGDFAFRGGIRTELEVVLPDPGGAVVVPASALIKAYEEHFLMTPDGRRVRVVLLGSAGDDLRRVSGPEVRPGGVFLLNP
- a CDS encoding TetR/AcrR family transcriptional regulator yields the protein MTTKDRREQDREKMRRRILDAARQLFVKEGFDNVSLRRIASRIEYSPAALYRYFRNKREILSALREEGFARFVERQKRTRRRFPDPLDRLRAGAREYIGFALSEPDHYHLMFSTSCGQVDLDGEWAASSLRSYGMFRDLVVECAATGRFGDVEPDALVFALWGQLHGLVHLIATGQMAALSNGADLDVLLDRIIGFGLRPGQDNQQPRSER